Genomic DNA from Alphaproteobacteria bacterium:
TGTGCTACGTGTTGCCGTGCGTTCCGATTTGAATGCAAAATCACGCGATACAAGTTCGGGCCGCGCAGTGCAAATGGCATTCATCGCCGCTTCAAACGCAGCCGGATTGGGATGGCGAAGAATAACAATATCGAAGTTTGCCGAAAACATGGCTTCCAGTGCTGCTGTTTGGTCAGCAGTTATAAATAGTCCTGGTAAGGGCTGTTCGCTGTTCATATATCGTTTTAAAAAATGCAAAGATTATGATGTTTATTTACTAATCAGCTGCATGAAAGTAAAGTTTAAAACATGACTGAATGGCAATTAAGCCCCAAACCCGTTGAATATCCTGAAGCCTTGGCCGCCATGGAAACCCATGTCGATGCGATGATTGCGGGTAAGGCAGATGAGAAAATATGGCTACTCGAACACCCGCCGCTTTACACCAGTGGCACCAGTGCGGATGCTGCCGAGCTATTAGCGCCGCAGCGTTTTCCGGTTTATCCAACCGGCAGGGGTGGGCGCTATACCTATCATGGGCCGGGCCAACGCGTTGCATATGTCATGGCAGATTTGCGCGCCCGCGGGCGTGATGTGCGCGCTTATGTGCAAAATCTTGAACAATGGGTCATCAGCGCGCTTGCGGAATTCGGTGTGAAAGCTGCGCAGCGCGAAGGACGCATCGGGCTGTGGGTTGAGCATAATGGCCGTGAAGAAAAAATTGCGGCAATTGGTGTGCGCATTCGCAAATGGGTTGCGTATCACGGTGTGGCTATTAATGTGAATCCTGATTTATCGCATTTTGCCGGAATTATTCCGTGCGGTATTTCCAGTTACGGGGTGACATCCCTCAACGCGCTAGGAATCGATGTGAAAATGAACCAGCTGGATGATGCCCTTAAATCATCATGGAACCGCGTTTTTAAATAAAAATTTACATTCGGCTTACAAAACAATTTGTAAAATAGTGCTTATAAACGCGATAACTCCAACAGTTAATAGGCATTTGCCATTTTATCTTTTTTAAGGGTTTGTGCGCTAAATTAGCACTCCAATTCCTTGATAATGATGCCGTATCGATGTTCGAAGATTCCATTCAAAAAGCCAGTGAATATTCCAAAGCGGCCTTGCTGCGTCTGGAATTTTTAGGGTTGCCGCCAACGCCGCAGAATTTTGAACTGCTCTATGCCTATGTCAGCGGTCGTTTGCCGCAGATTAAAGAATTAGTGGATGGCGCAGTGCGTGGCAGCGGTTTTACGGCTGATCAAGCGCGCGCTATTTAC
This window encodes:
- the lipB gene encoding lipoyl(octanoyl) transferase LipB; protein product: MTEWQLSPKPVEYPEALAAMETHVDAMIAGKADEKIWLLEHPPLYTSGTSADAAELLAPQRFPVYPTGRGGRYTYHGPGQRVAYVMADLRARGRDVRAYVQNLEQWVISALAEFGVKAAQREGRIGLWVEHNGREEKIAAIGVRIRKWVAYHGVAINVNPDLSHFAGIIPCGISSYGVTSLNALGIDVKMNQLDDALKSSWNRVFK